The following nucleotide sequence is from Amblyraja radiata isolate CabotCenter1 chromosome 22, sAmbRad1.1.pri, whole genome shotgun sequence.
ctccgcattaaaaatatccatggacttggatGTCATCACTGTATGTGTCATCACAAACCACTTGGGTGAGTATGGTGCAAGATttataaatgttatttcctttattttcTCAAAGTGTAATTCAGCTAACAGTTAGTCCCATCGAAAGTCCTGTCCCACCATTTGATAAAACTTTATATTATATGGTCTGTAAAATTCTTTTAGCTGCTCAATAACGTCTGAGTCTATCTGGACGTGAGTCCTTCCTTTAGATTTTCCGAGGCATCTTGGCAGGCTGCTACTCTCAGGTTTCTTCAGGCACGGAAATCCCTTGGTtttgttgaagtaaaaatgtttgTCAGTGACGATCCTCTTGAGGCTCAAGAAGTCCTGGACTTTTCCCATTTCTCCGGCCGGGTCAATGATGAGCCTCTCCCCGCTGACGAAATGGAtctgggagagggggaagaactgGAGCCAGTTCTCCAGGTGCAAGGCGTAGATCCCAATACGGATGGCGCTCCAAGAGGCGTCGATCAGGCCCAGGGTCCTGTTCTTGAAGGCCAGCACCTCGAAGGTGGGAATCTCGGGTTTCTTGGACAGTGTCTGTGTGTAATCCGAAATGGCTCTGGTCACTGGGTTCCTGACCACCACCACCAGCTTGGTGCCCTTTGCCATGGAGAAGATGCGCTTTGGTGCCTCCCTGGTGACGAAGTAACTGGGCGTTTTCTCCATGGTCAGCTGGCCATCCAACGTCTTCGGCATCAAGTTTCTGAAAGCAAAAGGGACACGATTTAGAAAACTCACCAGCAATCTATGAAATTATCTCCAGGCTGCTTAAAACAATGGAAGGTGAACACGgttcataatttcataagttataggagcagaattaagccattcagcccatcaggtctactccaccattcaatcatggctgatctatctttccctctcaaccttattctcctgccttctccctgacaccattactaatctagaatctgtcattctgcaccttaaaaatacccaatgacagcctccacagccgtctgtggcaataaattccacagatgtaTCACCCTTTGACTAAAAAGGTTAACAATACGCATAGCATCACACagaacgaaaacaggcccttcagcccaatgcccatgccaaccaacatgccccatctacactagtccaatctatctgtgtttggcccatacccctctaaacttttcctatccatctacctgttcaaatgtttttttgaaattgtgatagtacctgcctcaactacctcctctggcagctcgttccatatacctaccaccctttgtgtaaaaatgttgtccctcaggttcctattaaatctttcccccccccctcacattaaccatatgtcatctggttcttgattcctcataCTCTAGGAATATTTTCAACCCAGATTTGAAAAGAATTGAACGAAAAATACTTTTTGCGTGGAAGATATATGGATATCGAAGGAAATTCAGCATCAGGGGAATAGGGGCTAGAATATACGATGAGGAGTTTATTCATGGACCTAGAGACAGATGATTGGACAATCTTTGCTCTGTGTTAGTCATGGGGTCAGTATAAAGATAGCGCCCAACCCAGGCAactatttgcatgctagccacagaagcagattttacaatcacatatttccatcgctccacactcttaaatctctatttcTACACTGTAAACGGATCGACTGTAATCGTGCATTGTCTCTCCACTGACTAAAGCTTTCCaccgcacctcggtacacgtgacaataaactaaactaactaactaacttttCAGTGTTCTATTTGTGACCGACAATCATGCTTCGGTGAGATGGTCACTTTGATTTTAAATCCTGAAGGACAAATGCTGGTTTGAGGGTTAAATGAATCTTCTATTTCAAATTTAATTTGACTGCTGAACTGTAAATGTGATACTGACTTCCTTCTGAAGCGATTGGATTACAGCAACGCTTCCTTGTTCTTCCTCTGCTAGCCACAACCGCAGAGATTATCCTTGGACTGAGTATTTGTTGCCCAATGTGTTTAGTTCATTAAACCTTATCCCATCAGTGTTGTTTTAGCCCAATCACACTTCCCTTTCTGGCCACATTCCTGGTGGATGCTTTCTAATACCTTTCTATTGAAGTATTTTTGCTTAGGTGAGCTCATTGAGCCCCAGTTGGAAGGTCATTGCCTCGTCCCAttccatgtctccagtgactcctatgaacttctgcagatgcacgaaggtagacacaaaaagctggagtaactcagcgggacaggcagcatgttgtttaagaaggaactgcagatgctggaaaatcgaaggtagacaaaaatgctggagaaactcagcgggtgaaggaatgggtgcgttTTGTGTTGAgatcttcttcagattggttagggataagggaaacatacGGTGGGTTTgcatcacagtttagtttagtttagtttattgtcacacgtaccgaggtacagtgaaaagcttttgtttttcacagcttggtttgggaaaagcTCTGCCACTTAAAATTGCATAGAGTTAtaggtgtagcccagtccatcacagagaccagacttcccatcatctgcacttcatgctgcctcagaaaagcagccaacaaaatcaaagacttgtcctaccCCAGTcaatccttctccctgctcctgtccggcagaaggtgAAAGTGCgcatcaccagactcagaaacagcttctttccctctgttatcaggcttctgaacagaccTTCCATAGCTAGggaactgtctgattcacctgtaccccattgtggacattgtttAAGGAACTCATGTGCTACAATGAGTCAGTTCTGCCTTGCATTCTGCGCTCAGTATCTCTGTGTTTGCTCTGTCTATACTTGATTGCATTGatgtacctcggtagacgtgGCAATAATCAACCTAAACCTACACAGGGAACTGAGCACAAAGTCTAGGCTGTCATTTCAATGCAACATGAAGCAAATGAGCAATTATTAAACCCTGCCTCCTCTCAGGTGTAGGTATTGAAAGATCCAGTGGCAACAGTCGGTGGCTTTTAGCCGTGTTGCCTTAGCTACAAATTTTTTCCCAGCCAACGTCAGTGAACTGGGCAATCTAGAAATAATCACTTTGAAGCCTCTGAAGTATTTTGTGAGCTAATTCATGGCCACATTTCCTCCATTTCAACAGCGATCCAGTATTAGAAATAATTAATGGGATTTAAAGCTGCCCGAGGTTCCAAAGGCTGAGAAAAGATCCACATAAATGCGCATCTGACAAAACTACGCCCACCTTATGTATCTCTAGCTCCTCTACACTATCTCCGCACACCTTCCCTGCCACTATTGTATCACAACATCCCTAATCAAAGTTCACCTCCAGTTGTTCccacatttgcacctcctccctaCTTTACCAAGGTGAGGccatatgcaaactggaggaacagcacctcagctTCCACTTGAGATgcttacaacctaacggtatgaacagtgaatttCCCTAGTTATAAGTAAAACCCTCCTtacctcctctctctttcctgtgctccCCAAACCCTTGAGCTCACAATTGCTCCCactatccccctcctcctctattGCCCCATCCCTGTCCTCGTTCACCTATCTGCTTCCGTCTGGTTTAATAGTTCaatcctcttctctccttctccagttttgtctccttttcatatctaacctgtcacttactccacccatctgccaatcgcactcccctcccccccaccaacaccacctgcatccacctatcaatcgcccagctttgtcctgccccaacctcccttttccagctttcacaaCCCTACTCCAATCCGGATGATgaaggatcccgatccgaaacgtcacctgtccattcccaccgcagatgccgcctgacccaatgATCTCCTCCGACACTTTcagttctgctcaagattccagcatctgtaatttcttTATGTTGCCTCTTACTTTCTGGGAATCAGTATATAATCTTTAGACTgcagacttgagagatacagcttggaaacaggtctgCCCGCACACCGGGTCcgcgcctacaaacctgtacgtctttggaatgtgggaggaaaccggagcacccggtgaaaatccacgcggtcacagggagaatgtacaaactccgtacagacagcacccgcaagcaggatcgaacccgggtctctggcgctgtcaggcagcaactctaccgctgcgccaccgtgccacctctagTTCTAGAATATGATCGCCCTAACTAGATTTTGACTTCTAGTTATCCATCAACTGACCAACTCCTTATTCCCAACAGCATTCCCCTCTTCCTATAATCTCAGTGTATGTCCATCCAGTATTACCCTGGCCTGCCAAAGCCTTGACTGTATCTGGATTCTTCTCACTTGTTTTTCAGAAATAATGGGGAAATCTCCAACCTACATTGTGCGTGCTATTTGGCGAATTCCGTGCAGGGGTGGGAATGATCATTGCCAGTCAGGAACAAAGCGTTAAAGGCACAGGGGCTAAATTCCACAGTCTTGGAAGTTCCctgatgcggactgagcggagagcTGTTGGATTTGCAGCATCGATGGATGTACATAAAATGGCTCGGGCAGATAGATGGAATGGTCTTAGAAGCCTTACTTtaatgtagatagatagatagatagatagatagatagatagatagatagatagatagccttttattgtcatccagaccgaagtctgaacgaaattgaagcagtcatacatacaatacaatacaataaaaaacaacaataaacacatattaacatccaccacagtgagtccacccaacatctcctcactgtgatggaggcaaaagtcttagggctgcagtctcttccctcctcttctccttctgcgctgaggcggtaccccccgggcgatgttaaaacctgtcccgcggctcaaacaccgcggcccggggtggtcgaagctgccgctcaccagacctgctgacgcagccgctggcccgcggccgaaccccggtctcaggccaccgccgccagaactgccgtcccagcccccggagcatcgttccagccccgagccggatcgccctcacgtgagtactgccaccgtctcagcctcgcgccaggccgccgctcctccctcgggctgggccgccccgaccgggcgccgcttctccctcgggctgggccgccccgaccgggcaccgctcctccctcgggctgggccgccccgaccgggcgccgctcctccctcgggctgggaacgccgtacctccccgagctcggccactccgacgggagcaccgttccttcctcgggccggccgtcctcacggtagcgtcacagcccctcacggaagccctgctccagccccgagccgggccgtcctcacgggagcgagctcagtgcgagtcctggcgggctctgcctcctgagcctcgaggtcgccagctccgccattaggcctcagcgcagacggaggcagagaaggggaatacgacaaaaaagtcgcattccccgcagggagagacagcaagccccgtttcaacccccccccccaaaaaacacaaactaaaaaccaaaactagactaaccaaaacgaaaataaacaacccaaaaaacacaaaacaaacaggactgccggagagccgctgcagccagagccgcgccgccactatttaaatgaagaagggactcacccaaaacgtcacctatgtaatccttttctccagagatgctgcctgacacactgaattactcaaacattttgtgtctatcttcagtgcaaagtagtatctgcagtcccttcctacacatacagccTCACTTTAATGTAGGACTGAGATCGCTCCTCACATTATTGCAATCCCTGAACCCCACTCACTTCCACTTGCTACAGTCTCCCCTGCATTTAATTACAGTTCCATGAACAAATTTATTGACAGAAGTGTCATAAAgccatgtagcatggaaacagacccttcggcccaccaagtctgtactGACCATCCACCACCCAAttatattttaatttcattttattcCCCCCCGCCCATCCCCATTCAAATAAATTCCCCCCAAATCTACTTCCCATCACCTACatattgggggcaatttaccacAACCAGGTCGGGGAGAGTTCCCTCCaccacaggtaccatgtaatcccgtgctacctgctccatggtcagatagtcagcgactaaaccgtctcccccacctggtttgccaggtgaggaaggggttgtggacccccagcaggaccaaaaaaaagacctgtcaaaggtcggatgagcttctagtgagccaacgCCCATCCACACTTCAATAGAAGTCGCGATCACTATCGCACAcgacattgtaaggaatgatgataaagcacacacaccaaaatcctatacttccagcggcggaagtccgcaggaactggtggACAGAGAtgcgtggtgcgtccgtcaccgttcccgttggaaaccagcaccactgcatcgctaatgttttcaacgaagtTGATGATGAatcaacctggacgtctttgggacgtgggaggaatattgaaacacctgaaggaaacccacgaggccacagacagaatgtgtgaactccacgtgtacagcaccggaggtcaggatcgaacctgggtcactgaggctgagaggcagcagctgagCCGCCGTTTCAAACAGCGTCAGTGCATAATCATCCCCTCATATACAGCCTGTAGTGAAGTGGCTCAGCCACACACACTCTCTAGACAGTGGAGAGGTGTTTACTGATCCTTCGATTTCCTTTCACAAGCTTTGACCCAGGACTGCTGCAAAGGCAAGAATTGTCACTGATATTCACTGGGAGTTTATTTCATGTATCCATCACCTATCAGCAGAAAAAACAGTCTCTTAACTACTTGACAAGACTGGTCCATCACAATACAGCAGAGAAactgggagttagatgtagcccttgtggctaaagggatcagggggtatggagagaaggcaggtacaggatactgagttggatgatcagccatgatcatattgaatggcggtgcaggctcgatgggctgaatggcctactcctgcacctaatttctatgcttctatgtctaaacaggccctttggcccacattatcTGTGCCGAACCTAAGGCCAAGACCAActctctctgcctgcacataatccatatccctccattccctgcatatccatgtgcttatgtaAAAGTCTCtacaatgccactgtcatatatgtctccaccaccatccccggcagtgcattccaggcattcaccgcCCTTTACATAACAAAAACTTTAGACTTTGTCCCTGCCACCTCaacgctatgccctctagtatttgatactttcagcctgggaaaaaggttccaacTGTCTACCTATTCTACAACtatgataattttatatacttgtatcaggtttcccctcaacctccggcattctagagaaaactatccgtctgtccaacctctccctgtagctaatgcccccTCCCTCAGTCATCCCAGCGAGTCGGATTGAAGAAAAACGGGAGACTTTTTCTGCGTTCATTAAAAACAAGAGAGCAACCAAGAAGAAGGCAGGACCTGTCAAGGATAAAGGATGAAACTTAGGCTTGGAGTCATAGGATGTAGGTGAGGTGGTAAATGAATGTTTTGCATCTGTGTTCACCAAGCAGATGAGCATGGTGGACAGTAAAATCAGTACTAATCAATATTAATCTGCTGGGGCAGTTTGAAATCAAGAATGTGATGTTTGGTCTCTTGAAGTGCATTGAAGTggaaaaatccccagggcctgaaaagatctatcccaggttattgagagaggcaagggaGGAGGTTGCATGGACCTCGATGAAGCTCCTTGTTCCTTCCCCAGCCACAGGCAAGGTCCTGGATGTTTGACGGATAGCCAGCGTTGTTCCTTTGTTCAAGAAGAGACATAGAGATAATCCAGGCAtttacaggccagtgagcctcattggtagggaagctattcgagaggattctttggggtgggatttgctcacatttggaagagaatgggttaattattaCATTGTCCACGGAAGGTCATGTCTTacgaacttgattgagttttttgaggagatgacGAAGGTGATGGATGAGGATAGGGCCGTGGATATTATCTGCATGGAGTTTAGTAACGTATTTCTGAAAGTCCCTCCCGGTAGGCTGATCCaggagattaagatgcatgggatccacagtgactagtttactcatagaagacagagggttgtggtggaagggtgttcTTCTGGCTGAAGGCCTATGGTCGGTGGAGCTCCTCaaagatctgtgctgggaccgctgtTGTTTCGAGATATATGTACACGACTTGATCATAAATGTAGATGAGTTGGTGAATGACACCAAAAGTGGTGGAGGTGTGGACAGTATGGAATACAGCGGAATAGAGATTAGTTACAGAAATGgagagagaaatggcagatggagtttaatccaagtatCTGTGAGTTATTGAgcgaacttggattgttttctccggaacgtcggaagctgaggggagacttgatagaagtatataaaattatgagaggcctactgtagatagggtagacagtcagaatcttttcccaaggtggaaatgccaAGGACTGGAGGGcatgggttaaggtgagaggggcaaaatgtgaaggagatgtgtgggcaggTTTTTTtgtacagagtgtggtgggtgcctggaaagcactGGGAGGTGAGGTAAATACGATAgtgcatttaagtggcttttagataggacaTGAAaattcagggaatggaggtatatggatcacctgcaggcaaaCGAGAttggtttaacctggcatcagtttcgtttagcttattattgttaCTTTAACCGAGgaacgtgaaaagcttttgtttgtgtgctatccagtcaaagaaatggCTATACAGGAATACAATGAAGCCATCCGTAGATAAAGGACaaagtacaacatttagtgcaagatataacacgcagtttgaaaaagtcgattaaagacagttcaaaggtct
It contains:
- the hs3st2 gene encoding heparan sulfate glucosamine 3-O-sulfotransferase 2 — protein: MASRPATRVAPPSSRLSRRVLFIFSLSLCFTYLCYSLLYCAHPVMQRPLGFAEDRACYLLQLGPPKKLLHKSQYCGDSEQPGAARHGQDRDRDPDQGAHLRASPPADGPVTRGAPAPPPHQQDRSANGTSRLGNKRLPRAIIVGVKKGGTRAVLEFIRVHPDVRALGTEPHFFDRHHDKGLDWYRNLMPKTLDGQLTMEKTPSYFVTREAPKRIFSMAKGTKLVVVVRNPVTRAISDYTQTLSKKPEIPTFEVLAFKNRTLGLIDASWSAIRIGIYALHLENWLQFFPLSQIHFVSGERLIIDPAGEMGKVQDFLSLKRIVTDKHFYFNKTKGFPCLKKPESSSLPRCLGKSKGRTHVQIDSDVIEQLKEFYRPYNIKFYQMVGQDFRWD